Proteins from a single region of Sphaerochaeta globosa str. Buddy:
- a CDS encoding glycoside hydrolase family 13 protein: protein MHADSWKSGVDSSVSFVYVQPLFPKKGEPVKLSIQIGITDQVKEVRLVSFQLGREKHIILSKVKETPFAIYEGTIKVMDELMYWYFLIDAVDRAYSYSAAGLKASVPPLRECFSLRADLQEVSWVGSATCYQIFPDRFRKGNDTIGRKEGEYSFDGGMVSVHTFDESPLEYEQGRCLDFFNGDLQGIEDSIDHFKKLGIDTLYLNPIGRASTTHRYDCTDFFHVDEHLGGDMAFAHLCNTLHEHGMKIIIDISINHTGIEHPWYRKAESEPDSTEAGFYYFNDDHSVACWQDVPTLPQLNYTSQSLRDLMYRSPDSVMRSFLKAPYLQDGWRLDVSSEVGRRGNDQLCEEIWREVRKAVKQENPQAYLVGEDWVDSTPFLAGDMWDATMNYLGSSRPMRSWMGETDRYMTNGWGHQPPKTRPFSGFEFAQALQSHLTSVPGQMLGMQMNLINSHDTPRLYNNKTLFNWPMYRGLIRLMYLLPGMPNIYYGEEIALQGPYGSVERARYPMQWDQTQWNQDFFALYTELGALRKTYASTLKHGSWVILASDDTSLVFARYDNTLALICVLSRCETPRIVSFSNQMLCIRALVEGKATIGTDAVQVDLEPYESTLIIAKR from the coding sequence ATGCACGCAGATTCCTGGAAGAGCGGAGTGGATAGTAGTGTCTCTTTTGTCTATGTACAGCCTCTGTTTCCCAAAAAAGGGGAACCTGTTAAGCTGAGCATCCAGATAGGTATAACCGATCAAGTCAAAGAAGTCCGACTTGTCAGTTTTCAGCTTGGACGGGAAAAGCATATCATTCTCAGCAAAGTAAAAGAAACACCCTTTGCAATCTACGAAGGTACGATCAAGGTGATGGATGAATTGATGTACTGGTACTTTCTGATCGATGCAGTGGATCGTGCATACTCATACAGTGCAGCCGGGTTGAAAGCCTCGGTTCCTCCCCTCAGAGAATGTTTTTCCTTGCGAGCCGATCTTCAGGAAGTATCGTGGGTCGGCAGTGCTACCTGCTATCAGATTTTCCCCGACCGTTTCCGTAAAGGCAATGATACGATTGGCCGTAAGGAGGGAGAGTATAGCTTCGATGGTGGTATGGTTAGCGTCCATACCTTTGATGAAAGTCCTTTGGAATACGAACAAGGCCGGTGTCTGGATTTCTTCAATGGAGACCTGCAAGGGATTGAGGATTCGATCGATCACTTCAAGAAGTTGGGTATCGATACGCTCTACCTGAACCCCATAGGCCGTGCCAGCACTACCCATCGTTACGATTGTACGGATTTTTTCCATGTTGACGAACACCTCGGCGGGGATATGGCCTTTGCCCACCTATGCAATACGTTGCATGAACATGGGATGAAAATCATCATTGACATTTCCATAAACCATACAGGTATCGAACACCCCTGGTACCGGAAAGCTGAGAGCGAGCCGGATAGTACGGAAGCTGGGTTTTATTATTTCAATGATGATCACTCGGTTGCCTGTTGGCAGGATGTTCCGACCTTGCCCCAACTCAATTACACCAGCCAGAGCTTGCGTGATCTCATGTATCGCTCTCCTGATTCGGTAATGCGTTCCTTTCTCAAAGCTCCCTACCTTCAGGACGGTTGGCGTTTGGATGTTTCCAGTGAAGTGGGCCGAAGAGGAAATGACCAACTCTGTGAGGAAATCTGGAGGGAAGTGCGTAAAGCAGTCAAACAGGAGAATCCCCAAGCGTACCTAGTAGGGGAGGATTGGGTTGATTCAACTCCTTTCCTTGCAGGCGATATGTGGGATGCAACCATGAATTACTTGGGCAGCAGCCGTCCTATGCGCTCCTGGATGGGGGAAACAGACCGCTATATGACCAACGGGTGGGGCCATCAACCTCCCAAAACGAGACCCTTTAGCGGATTTGAATTTGCCCAAGCGTTGCAAAGTCATCTCACTTCCGTGCCGGGTCAAATGCTAGGCATGCAGATGAACCTCATCAACAGCCATGACACGCCAAGGCTCTACAATAATAAAACACTCTTCAACTGGCCGATGTATCGGGGCCTCATCCGACTTATGTACCTCCTTCCCGGTATGCCGAATATCTACTATGGGGAAGAAATTGCCCTGCAAGGGCCGTATGGGTCGGTTGAACGTGCCCGCTATCCGATGCAATGGGACCAAACGCAATGGAATCAGGATTTTTTTGCTCTCTATACCGAATTGGGTGCTTTGCGAAAAACCTATGCATCAACGCTTAAGCATGGCAGTTGGGTGATACTTGCAAGCGATGATACATCACTGGTGTTTGCCAGATATGACAATACGCTTGCACTTATTTGCGTACTCAGTCGTTGTGAGACGCCTAGAATTGTATCCTTCTCCAACCAAATGCTCTGCATCAGAGCGTTGGTAGAGGGCAAGGCCACTATAGGCACCGATGCAGTGCAGGTAGATCTAGAACCGTATGAATCAACCCTCATTATTGCAAAGAGGTGA
- a CDS encoding adenylate kinase: protein MNLVFLGPPGAGKGTIASEAKTYFDIPHISTGDLFRSHIKGGTELGKQVQAILASGDLVPDSVTIAMVQERFKEADAQKGFILDGFPRTIAQADALSAMKSLDKVINFVLDREQIVARLSGRRMCKSTGRTYHVLYNPPKVEGIDDETGEALIQRDDDKPEAILNRLSVYEAQTEPLIAYYRERNMLLDIDASPSPDVVLADLIKALAK, encoded by the coding sequence ATGAATCTAGTATTTCTAGGCCCTCCGGGTGCCGGAAAAGGGACCATCGCGTCCGAAGCAAAAACCTATTTTGACATCCCCCATATTTCTACCGGGGATCTGTTTCGCAGCCATATCAAGGGCGGCACCGAGTTGGGAAAGCAAGTACAGGCTATCCTTGCAAGCGGTGATTTGGTTCCTGATTCGGTAACCATTGCCATGGTACAGGAACGCTTCAAGGAAGCTGATGCTCAGAAGGGTTTCATTCTTGATGGGTTTCCCAGGACCATCGCTCAGGCGGATGCCCTGTCTGCAATGAAATCATTGGACAAAGTGATTAATTTTGTTCTGGACCGCGAACAGATAGTGGCTCGCCTCAGTGGAAGACGCATGTGCAAGTCCACCGGAAGAACCTACCATGTACTGTACAATCCTCCAAAGGTTGAAGGAATCGACGATGAGACCGGTGAAGCGTTGATCCAGCGTGATGACGATAAGCCTGAGGCAATTCTGAACCGTCTCTCTGTGTACGAAGCACAGACCGAGCCCCTGATCGCATATTATCGGGAACGCAATATGCTGTTGGACATCGACGCCTCTCCCTCACCGGATGTGGTGCTGGCCGATTTGATCAAGGCACTAGCAAAATAA
- a CDS encoding uracil phosphoribosyltransferase yields MNKIILHATDLDGYLKESDKERIAHVDELYKKSLNTCSILETASDVMQLEEARKGLVESAGEIGRYLKNICAEEPSIHVYSFETPQEQHGQASRLIAKLRDPSTGHEEFLYYIQRAYEMLFSHVFADAALPSKRSIITKTPVTDPVRNYAVHRIPDVDSIINNSVMCVMLRGALLPSMILSKEIQEYSSNDFVTPFALFKIKRDDSKKESNMDYILDLDKSYFDLASLNDKDLIFADPMNATGGSLVTIVKYLKDNHVQPRSVKFINVISALKGSLRIARAIEGAEVYTLWMDPVLNDAAYILPGLGDAGDRLNGKDEHDNPRNIIQLVADYGSSITNLYRSQVREIEKTVLEN; encoded by the coding sequence ATGAATAAAATTATCCTTCATGCCACAGACCTTGACGGGTATCTCAAGGAATCGGATAAAGAGAGAATTGCACATGTTGATGAGTTGTACAAGAAATCACTGAATACCTGCTCGATTTTGGAGACTGCAAGTGATGTAATGCAACTTGAGGAAGCTCGGAAAGGCTTGGTTGAAAGCGCTGGCGAGATTGGACGGTATCTGAAAAATATCTGCGCAGAGGAACCGAGCATACATGTATATTCCTTTGAGACCCCGCAGGAACAACATGGTCAGGCTAGCCGTCTCATCGCAAAGCTACGCGACCCCTCCACCGGACATGAGGAGTTCCTGTATTATATCCAGCGAGCGTATGAAATGCTTTTCTCCCATGTCTTTGCCGATGCCGCACTGCCCAGCAAACGTTCAATCATCACCAAGACACCGGTTACCGACCCGGTACGCAACTATGCCGTACATAGAATTCCCGATGTCGACTCGATCATCAATAATAGTGTCATGTGCGTCATGCTTCGTGGAGCCCTGCTGCCGAGTATGATTCTCAGTAAGGAAATCCAGGAATATTCATCCAACGATTTTGTCACTCCCTTCGCCCTCTTCAAGATTAAGCGCGACGATTCAAAGAAAGAGTCCAATATGGATTATATCCTGGATCTGGATAAGTCATATTTCGACCTCGCTTCGCTGAACGACAAGGATTTGATTTTTGCCGACCCGATGAATGCAACCGGCGGCTCTCTGGTAACCATCGTCAAGTACCTGAAGGATAACCATGTCCAACCCAGGTCGGTGAAATTCATTAACGTCATCAGTGCACTCAAGGGCTCGCTGCGGATTGCTCGCGCCATCGAGGGTGCTGAGGTATATACGTTGTGGATGGATCCTGTGCTCAACGATGCTGCCTATATCCTGCCAGGCCTCGGTGATGCGGGAGACAGGCTCAACGGTAAGGATGAACACGATAATCCACGCAACATCATCCAACTTGTTGCCGACTATGGCAGTTCCATTACCAACCTCTACCGTTCACAGGTGAGGGAGATTGAGAAGACTGTATTGGAAAACTGA
- a CDS encoding EAL domain-containing protein, with translation MKEVQRKVNEAGAFLSINNLPGGVGVYELGDTIRATYLSRGLAKLLGYTSAEFHTYTDLHLLNAVHPQDRKRISSLFSRIKKSHREIDVEFRINTEEEHWIRLLGRFARFHGQFPVYYFVASDTSEAHQSSVLLEQQNTRLQFAFSHSTLEMWEYHIAQERVTTLSRTILGGHQPINTPNPVAYLLKQGYIHPSFEETLKQDFEDLNQGSAPDSIVKIKDKDGMYRYLRYSYSFLKDNEGHRGSAIGVFQDVHDEIETRLQVLGKNKAFFAAFNLETGRPVLADSATRKIMKGQTNLYEVFEQVLKTSVEPSYFHLFCDIADSQKLQAFFTSGRKELSIEARMQHPFYREKGYPWVRFNLSISTSTSQTIGYIAIQDIDADKIRQQLLIERSQRDSLTGLFNRISLEEMIQDILKNQESLGGFYLIDIDSFKQINDTYGHERGDWVLKQIAEELQAHFPGETIIGRLGGDEFVAYVPDCQTQSLAFSLGASFCKKPTLEIPCTCSVGLCMKEGEFLSFEQLYQNADLALYRAKELGKNQCVLYDPSMDAAKTYSWTNHEWILDNLPDTIALSDAATCEMLFLNKAGRYRYAPLGGYLGKSCFEVLYGRQDVCPSCKTHALNYDSYQLWVSNTDDGTSVLHKEKLVMFHDRPAKLTVLVNQIKQAEVISSLAFQGLKPEKNNLSTYFASLHYGGESWDYDVQLDLLTVMRVEGNQPKHYQFSAFLKQGEFVSCMHEKDTLYLRDALRAKFVQGDSNPFIVRLKKRADSDTYVSCLLTCTYSTDETGKVIRLGGQIIEFAEYGFACRKNLMPSILSEMSIPLLVFSFDVKPIFIFCNKQLQQKLEMDESTLKNNPFAWLDEQDQTQFLQYLQGMVQKNQGSGSFVFKDVQNRYFNLSCHFGPVYGKEQVVTVAVQDVSRERHLLALNQRMQNYVDQALQGIAVFQFKSDALQVQYINGTLAQFLDFERGTLLELLHGNALLLFHPEDSSLLLRNVEQMCMSGHYGSLRLRLITKNQTVFWSKVTVRQVGVVGCGQPFSLLFDDINEIMDNQKEKEQTLNQLYYALGHNLLTGLYTRQRFYEETRALLDEQRNNAFVMVYWNIERFSIINELLGFETGNQVLQLFAKSLRNFIKDAGVYAHLESDHFAACLPKEVCDLDKLGKAIEVDAISQSIGYTVTVVFGLYAIEDRSMPVSQLLDRAHSAAKSTRHNYHKSYAFYNPAFRSDTFNEQDVLNEMHQALEAGQFTFYLQPIYDVQKEHIISAEALVRWVHPKRGIIAPIQFIPVFERYGFITTLDLYLLDAICAFLASCLTNGEAVVPISLNLSRIDLSNRQIVQRIKNTVEKYHLDHHLIHLEVTESAYIDNPDQMCQVVKELQECGFIILMDDFGTGYSSMNMLYSLPLDILKIDRSFIQALEGSIRSRHIIASLITLGKNLDFPVIAEGVETTDQRDCLKDLGCNLIQGFLYSKPVAQTDFRHLLARG, from the coding sequence ATGAAAGAAGTGCAGAGGAAAGTCAATGAGGCGGGAGCTTTCCTCTCAATCAACAATTTGCCCGGCGGGGTAGGCGTCTACGAACTTGGGGATACCATTCGGGCTACCTACCTAAGCCGGGGATTAGCAAAGTTATTGGGCTACACGAGCGCTGAGTTTCATACCTATACCGATTTGCATCTGCTCAATGCTGTGCATCCACAGGATAGAAAGAGAATCAGTTCCCTTTTTTCAAGAATTAAGAAAAGTCATCGAGAAATCGATGTTGAATTTCGCATCAATACGGAAGAAGAGCACTGGATACGTCTGCTCGGTCGTTTCGCCCGCTTCCACGGACAATTTCCGGTCTATTACTTTGTAGCAAGTGATACCTCTGAAGCGCATCAAAGCAGTGTTTTATTGGAACAACAGAATACTCGACTGCAGTTTGCCTTCTCGCATTCAACCCTGGAAATGTGGGAGTATCACATCGCCCAGGAACGGGTGACAACCTTATCGCGAACCATCCTTGGTGGACATCAGCCAATCAACACACCCAATCCAGTTGCCTATCTGCTGAAGCAAGGGTACATCCATCCTTCCTTTGAAGAGACACTCAAACAGGATTTTGAGGATTTGAATCAAGGCAGTGCCCCCGACTCAATCGTTAAAATCAAGGACAAGGATGGAATGTATCGATATTTGCGTTACAGTTACTCATTTTTGAAAGACAACGAGGGACACAGAGGCAGTGCCATCGGTGTTTTTCAGGATGTCCATGATGAAATAGAAACCCGACTGCAAGTGCTTGGCAAGAACAAGGCTTTTTTTGCTGCATTCAATCTGGAAACTGGTAGACCTGTGTTGGCTGACAGTGCAACCAGGAAAATCATGAAAGGTCAAACAAACCTATATGAGGTGTTTGAACAGGTACTGAAAACCAGCGTTGAACCTTCCTATTTTCACTTGTTTTGTGATATTGCGGATTCGCAAAAGTTGCAGGCCTTTTTTACCTCAGGACGCAAGGAGCTCTCCATCGAGGCTCGCATGCAACACCCTTTTTATAGAGAAAAAGGCTATCCTTGGGTGAGATTCAACCTGAGCATTTCCACTTCAACATCCCAGACCATCGGATACATTGCCATCCAGGACATCGATGCAGATAAAATACGCCAACAATTGCTTATTGAGCGCTCACAGCGCGATTCACTGACTGGCCTGTTCAATCGAATTTCTCTTGAAGAGATGATTCAGGACATACTGAAGAATCAGGAGAGCCTGGGTGGGTTCTATCTCATTGATATAGACTCTTTCAAACAGATCAATGACACCTATGGACATGAACGTGGTGACTGGGTGCTCAAACAGATTGCTGAAGAATTGCAGGCACATTTTCCTGGTGAGACTATCATTGGGCGGCTTGGTGGCGATGAATTTGTTGCCTACGTACCTGATTGCCAGACGCAGTCTCTAGCTTTTTCCTTGGGTGCCTCCTTTTGTAAAAAACCAACCTTGGAAATTCCTTGCACATGTTCGGTTGGATTGTGCATGAAGGAAGGTGAATTTCTTAGCTTCGAACAGTTGTATCAGAATGCGGACCTTGCTCTGTACCGTGCAAAGGAACTGGGGAAAAATCAGTGTGTACTGTACGATCCTTCCATGGATGCTGCTAAAACGTATTCCTGGACCAACCATGAATGGATATTGGACAATTTGCCGGATACCATCGCACTCAGCGATGCAGCAACGTGTGAAATGCTGTTCCTTAATAAAGCTGGAAGGTATCGCTATGCCCCTTTGGGTGGGTACCTCGGCAAGAGTTGCTTTGAGGTTCTGTATGGCAGGCAAGACGTATGTCCAAGTTGCAAGACTCATGCGTTGAACTATGACTCGTATCAACTCTGGGTATCCAATACGGACGATGGCACTTCCGTTCTGCACAAAGAAAAATTGGTAATGTTTCATGATCGACCTGCTAAATTGACCGTCCTTGTCAACCAAATCAAACAAGCAGAGGTAATTTCTTCCTTGGCATTCCAGGGCTTGAAACCAGAGAAAAACAATCTAAGTACCTATTTTGCCAGCCTGCACTATGGTGGGGAGAGCTGGGATTATGACGTTCAGCTCGATCTTCTGACGGTAATGCGTGTAGAAGGAAACCAACCAAAACATTACCAATTTTCCGCATTCCTGAAGCAAGGGGAATTTGTTTCGTGCATGCATGAAAAGGATACCCTTTATTTGCGCGATGCCTTGAGAGCGAAGTTTGTTCAAGGTGACTCCAATCCGTTCATCGTCCGCTTGAAAAAACGAGCAGATTCCGATACATACGTTTCCTGTCTGCTCACCTGTACCTATTCAACGGACGAAACAGGGAAGGTTATACGGCTTGGCGGACAGATTATTGAGTTTGCGGAGTATGGTTTTGCGTGTAGAAAAAACCTGATGCCCTCAATTCTGAGTGAAATGAGCATTCCTCTGTTGGTTTTCAGTTTTGATGTAAAACCAATTTTCATTTTCTGCAATAAACAGCTTCAGCAAAAATTGGAGATGGATGAGTCGACACTCAAGAACAATCCTTTTGCTTGGCTGGATGAGCAAGACCAAACCCAATTTCTCCAATACCTGCAAGGGATGGTACAGAAGAATCAGGGTTCGGGTTCCTTTGTTTTTAAGGATGTTCAGAACCGATATTTCAATCTGAGTTGCCATTTTGGTCCCGTCTATGGAAAGGAGCAGGTGGTCACTGTTGCTGTCCAGGATGTAAGCAGGGAACGCCATCTTTTAGCTTTGAACCAGCGTATGCAAAATTATGTTGATCAGGCACTACAGGGAATAGCAGTGTTCCAGTTCAAATCTGATGCACTGCAGGTGCAATATATCAATGGGACGTTGGCACAATTCTTGGACTTTGAGCGTGGTACATTGTTGGAATTGTTGCATGGTAACGCATTATTGCTGTTCCATCCTGAGGACAGCAGCTTGTTGCTTCGCAATGTTGAACAGATGTGCATGAGCGGCCACTACGGGTCGCTAAGGCTGCGTCTGATAACCAAAAATCAAACGGTATTTTGGAGCAAGGTCACCGTCAGGCAGGTTGGAGTAGTCGGCTGCGGACAGCCGTTCAGTTTGTTGTTTGACGACATCAATGAAATAATGGATAACCAGAAAGAGAAGGAACAGACCCTGAACCAACTCTACTATGCACTCGGACATAATTTGCTTACCGGTCTGTATACCCGACAGCGTTTTTACGAGGAGACCCGAGCTTTGCTGGATGAGCAACGAAATAATGCCTTTGTGATGGTATATTGGAATATCGAGCGATTCAGCATCATCAATGAACTATTGGGATTTGAGACCGGCAACCAAGTACTGCAACTGTTCGCGAAATCCTTACGTAATTTCATCAAGGATGCTGGAGTCTATGCTCATTTGGAAAGTGATCATTTTGCTGCCTGCCTGCCCAAAGAAGTATGTGATCTGGACAAGTTGGGCAAAGCGATTGAAGTGGATGCCATTTCTCAGAGTATTGGGTATACCGTCACCGTTGTCTTCGGTCTCTATGCGATTGAAGATCGGTCCATGCCGGTCAGCCAGTTGCTTGATCGCGCTCACAGTGCAGCAAAGTCAACCAGACACAACTACCATAAAAGTTATGCATTCTATAATCCTGCATTCCGGTCGGACACGTTCAATGAACAGGATGTCCTCAATGAAATGCACCAAGCATTGGAAGCCGGCCAATTCACGTTCTACCTTCAGCCGATTTATGATGTACAAAAGGAACATATAATCAGTGCAGAAGCATTGGTTCGCTGGGTGCATCCCAAGCGCGGTATCATCGCTCCCATCCAATTCATTCCTGTCTTTGAACGCTATGGATTTATCACCACACTCGATCTCTACCTTTTGGATGCCATTTGTGCTTTCCTCGCTTCCTGTTTGACAAATGGGGAGGCTGTAGTGCCGATTTCACTCAACCTATCACGTATAGACTTGAGTAATCGACAGATTGTACAACGCATCAAAAATACCGTGGAAAAGTACCATCTGGATCATCATTTGATTCACTTGGAAGTGACTGAGTCGGCCTATATTGATAATCCTGACCAGATGTGCCAGGTGGTGAAAGAGTTGCAGGAATGTGGGTTTATCATTCTTATGGATGATTTCGGGACCGGTTATTCCTCCATGAACATGCTGTATTCGCTTCCCTTGGACATATTAAAGATTGATCGCTCGTTCATCCAAGCCTTGGAGGGCAGCATCCGAAGTCGACATATTATTGCTTCACTTATCACATTGGGAAAGAATCTTGACTTTCCCGTCATTGCAGAAGGTGTGGAAACTACTGATCAGCGAGACTGTCTGAAAGATTTAGGTTGCAATCTTATCCAAGGATTTCTCTATTCGAAGCCGGTTGCACAAACGGATTTCAGACATTTGCTAGCAAGAGGTTGA
- a CDS encoding IMP dehydrogenase has protein sequence MAYFFDEPSRTFSEYLLVPGYSDTNCIPSNVSLRTPLVKYKKGQQPLLSLNIPLVSAIMQSVSGEQMAKALAREGGLSFIYSSQSIEEQSAMVARVKAFKAGFVPSDSNLRPEQTLKDLIALKKLKGHSTIAITDDGSANGILLGVVSSRDWRPSRMSEDTPIATFMTPFERLVYAREGVSLSEANDIIWEHKLNTLPIVDASNRLRFFVFRKDYESHKENPNELLDKQKRYIVGAGINTRDYKSRVPQLIESGADVLCIDSSEGFSEWQKLTLSWIKAQYGDAVKVGAGNIVDREGFLFLAESGADFVKVGIGGGSICITRETKGIGRGQATALIEVAKARDEYFERTGEYIPICSDGGIVHDYHMTLALAMGADFLMLGRYFARFDESPTEKVNVKGSYMKEYWGEGSARARNWQRYDLGGDGKLSFVEGVDSYVPYAGPLKDNVQLSLSKITSTMCNCGAISLDELQQKAKLTLVSSTSIIEGGAHDVLLKDSNDLPKK, from the coding sequence ATGGCATACTTTTTTGATGAACCCTCCAGAACCTTCAGTGAATACCTGCTCGTACCCGGGTATTCGGATACCAATTGCATTCCTTCCAATGTTTCGTTGCGGACTCCGCTTGTGAAGTACAAGAAGGGACAACAGCCTCTCTTAAGCCTGAACATCCCCTTGGTAAGTGCCATCATGCAATCGGTAAGCGGTGAGCAGATGGCTAAAGCTTTGGCAAGGGAAGGTGGACTGAGCTTCATCTATTCAAGTCAGAGTATTGAAGAACAAAGTGCAATGGTTGCGAGAGTGAAGGCATTCAAAGCCGGTTTTGTACCTTCGGACTCCAATCTACGTCCCGAGCAAACACTGAAAGATCTTATTGCGCTAAAAAAGCTGAAAGGCCATTCTACGATTGCCATCACCGATGACGGTAGTGCCAACGGCATTCTTTTGGGCGTTGTCTCATCCCGGGACTGGCGACCAAGCAGAATGAGCGAGGATACTCCAATTGCAACCTTCATGACCCCCTTCGAACGATTGGTCTATGCTCGTGAAGGTGTTTCCCTGTCTGAAGCCAACGATATTATTTGGGAGCATAAGTTGAATACGCTGCCGATTGTGGATGCATCCAATCGTTTGCGTTTTTTCGTATTCCGCAAGGACTATGAGAGTCATAAGGAGAATCCAAACGAACTGCTGGATAAGCAGAAGCGATATATTGTCGGTGCCGGGATAAATACACGGGACTATAAGAGCCGTGTACCCCAATTGATCGAAAGTGGTGCCGATGTACTATGCATCGATTCCTCCGAGGGGTTCTCAGAATGGCAGAAGCTGACTCTCTCATGGATAAAGGCACAGTACGGTGATGCGGTAAAGGTTGGAGCCGGTAACATTGTAGACCGTGAAGGCTTCTTGTTCCTCGCAGAGAGCGGGGCGGACTTTGTAAAGGTTGGCATTGGTGGAGGGTCCATCTGTATCACCCGGGAGACCAAGGGTATCGGACGTGGACAGGCTACCGCCCTTATTGAGGTTGCCAAAGCAAGGGATGAGTACTTCGAGCGAACCGGTGAGTACATACCGATTTGCAGTGATGGCGGTATCGTGCATGATTATCATATGACGCTTGCTTTAGCCATGGGTGCTGACTTTCTCATGCTAGGGCGGTATTTCGCTCGCTTTGATGAGAGCCCGACTGAAAAAGTGAATGTGAAGGGCTCCTACATGAAAGAATACTGGGGTGAAGGTTCGGCAAGGGCAAGAAATTGGCAACGCTATGACTTGGGTGGTGATGGGAAACTGAGCTTTGTTGAAGGAGTCGACTCCTATGTCCCGTATGCAGGTCCGCTGAAAGACAATGTGCAGCTGTCGTTGAGCAAAATCACCTCCACAATGTGCAACTGCGGAGCGATCTCCCTTGATGAGCTCCAGCAAAAAGCGAAGCTCACGTTGGTATCATCCACATCCATCATTGAAGGCGGTGCCCATGATGTGTTGCTCAAGGATTCGAATGATCTTCCGAAAAAATAA
- a CDS encoding LacI family DNA-binding transcriptional regulator: protein MEENVPMAKRPTIKDIARESGYSKTAVSFAFNDPSRISEKACQQILSTAQRLGYIPDPMARNFSLRRHVSIGFLLPQIVQYSLQNPYTLQVIQGIGTVCEKYGYTLTLIPPLHKSITEAVRNAAVDGLITMGMQVEMEIVSVMQTRLLPYVTIDGTPDAQMPSVNIDDEKACYDLMHLVLEAGHRNLVLISLSEDAFASPTKSESVPNKRMRGYLRAAGEAGLVLESSQVLVSECTLVDGMRIGRTILDLENRPTCVVAMSDIVAIGCILAFKEAGLCVPDDISVVGFDNIDESSCIMPQLTTVDQPAKEKGRLGAEALFTMINKEPLQSAHIQIPYRIISRESLKRI, encoded by the coding sequence ATGGAAGAGAATGTACCTATGGCCAAACGGCCTACAATCAAGGATATTGCCCGTGAGAGCGGGTATTCAAAAACAGCAGTTTCCTTTGCGTTCAACGACCCTTCGAGGATCAGCGAAAAGGCATGCCAACAAATTCTGTCAACTGCGCAGCGACTTGGATACATCCCGGACCCTATGGCCCGCAATTTTTCCCTTCGACGTCATGTGAGCATTGGATTTTTGTTACCTCAAATAGTACAGTACTCCCTGCAAAACCCGTATACCTTGCAGGTAATACAGGGTATTGGTACTGTGTGTGAAAAGTATGGGTATACCCTCACCCTCATTCCTCCGCTCCATAAGAGTATCACCGAAGCTGTACGCAATGCAGCTGTAGATGGTCTTATCACCATGGGAATGCAGGTGGAAATGGAAATAGTTTCCGTTATGCAAACCCGCCTGCTTCCCTATGTGACCATCGACGGAACTCCTGATGCGCAAATGCCCAGTGTTAATATTGATGATGAAAAGGCTTGCTACGATCTTATGCATCTGGTACTGGAAGCTGGACATCGGAATCTGGTTCTGATCAGCCTTTCGGAGGACGCGTTTGCCTCCCCTACCAAATCTGAAAGTGTTCCGAATAAGCGAATGCGAGGGTATCTAAGGGCAGCAGGCGAAGCCGGCCTGGTCCTGGAAAGTTCACAAGTTTTGGTAAGTGAATGTACGTTGGTGGATGGTATGCGTATCGGAAGGACCATTCTCGACCTTGAAAACCGACCAACCTGTGTGGTGGCAATGAGCGATATTGTAGCCATTGGTTGCATATTAGCTTTCAAGGAAGCCGGCCTTTGTGTTCCTGACGATATTTCGGTGGTTGGATTTGATAATATCGATGAAAGCTCCTGCATTATGCCGCAGCTGACAACTGTCGACCAGCCGGCAAAGGAAAAAGGGCGTCTTGGTGCAGAAGCCTTGTTTACAATGATCAACAAGGAACCGCTTCAAAGCGCCCATATACAAATTCCCTACCGAATCATCAGCAGGGAATCTCTGAAAAGAATCTAG